A window of the Gossypium hirsutum isolate 1008001.06 chromosome A05, Gossypium_hirsutum_v2.1, whole genome shotgun sequence genome harbors these coding sequences:
- the LOC107958729 gene encoding ATP-dependent 6-phosphofructokinase 3 isoform X2, with amino-acid sequence MDSSNSASSPDMQKPKIVTGPGGYVLEDVPHLSDYIPDLPTYPNPLQDNPAYSVVKQYFVHVDDTVPQKIVVHKDGPRGVHFRRAGPRQRVYFDSDEVHACIVTCGGLCPGLNTVIREIVCGLYHMYGVKKVLGIDGGYRGFYAKNTVHLDPKVVNDIHKRGGTILGTSRGGHDTSKIVDSIQDRGINQVYIIGGDGTQGGAAVIFEEIRRRGLKVSVVGIPKTIDNDIPVIDKSFGFDTAVEEAQRAINAAHVEADSIENGIGLVKLMGRYSGFIAMYATLASRDVDCCLIPESPFYLEGPGGLFEYIEKRLKENGHMVIVIAEGAGQELLSESIQSMTLKDASGNKLLQDVGLWISQRIKDYFTKQRKIPINLKYIDPTYMIRAIPSNASDNVYCTLLAQSAVHGAMAGYTGFTSGLVNGRQTYIPFYRIIEKRNSVVITDRMWARLLSSTNQPSFLCLKDSIEDTGDEEQSNQLLANGHCGEEEEQSNQLLANGHCGEEDSLISKI; translated from the exons ATGGATTCGTCAAACTCGGCTTCTTCGCCTGACATGCAAAAGCCTAAGATCGTGACCGGTCCTGGCGGTTATGTTCTTGAAGATGTTCCTCACTTGTCGGATTACATCCCTGATCTTCCT ACATATCCTAATCCGTTGCAAGACAATCCGGCATACTCTGTTGTCAA GCAATATTTCGTCCATGTAGATGACACTGTTCCTCAAAAG ATTGTTGTTCACAAGGATGGTCCGAGGGGAGTACATTTTCGACGAGCCGGACCACGTCAAAGG GTGTATTTTGACTCTGATGAAGTTCATGCTTGTATCGTGACATGCGGTGGACTTTGCCCTGGACTTAACACAGTGATTAGGGAGATAGTATGCGGCTTGTACCACATGTACGGTGTGAAGAAAGTTTTAGGGATAGAT GGTGGATACAGAGGATTCTATGCTAAAAATACAGTGCATTTAGATCCTAAGGTGGTCAACGATATTCATAAACGTGGTGGAACAATTCTGGGGACATCACGAGGTGGTCATGATACCTCAAAGATTGTCGATAGCATTCAAGATCGAGGTATAAATCAGGTGTATATTATAGGAGGGGATGGAACTCAGGGAGGGGCGGCTGTCATATTTGAG GAAATTAGGAGGCGTGGCCTCAAAGTTTCAGTTGTTGGGATTCCTAAAACGATTGATAACGACATCCCG GTTATTGATAAGTCCTTTGGCTTTGACACTGCTGTTGAGGAGGCTCAACGTGCCATTAATGCTGCTCACGTTGAAGCTGACAGTATTGAAAATGGAATTGGTCTTGTGAAGTTGATGGGTCGCTACAGTG GTTTTATTGCAATGTATGCTACTCTTGCAAGCCGAGATGTGGATTGCTGCTTGATACCAGAATCACCCTTTTATCTAGAAGGACCAGGAGGACTTTTTGAATACATCGAAAAACGGCTTAAAGAAAACGGGCATATGGTTATTGTGATAGCAGAGGGTGCTGGACAGGAGCTGCTTTCTGAGAGCATACAATCAATGACGCTGAAAGATGCTTCAGGAAACAAGCTTCTCCAGGATGTGGGGCTATGGATATCGCAGAGGATCAAG GACTACTTTACAAAACAAAGGAAGATACCCATAAACCTCAAGTATATAG ATCCTACATACATGATTCGGGCTATTCCAAGCAATGCATCTGATAATGTTTACTGCACACTTCTTGCTCAAAGTGCTGTTCATGGAGCAATGGCAGGGTACACCGGCTTCACAAGCGGCCTTGTCAATGGCAGGCAGACATACATACCATTCTAT AGAATTATAGAGAAACGAAACAGCGTTGTGATTACGGATAGGATGTGGGCAAGACTGCTGTCTTCAACGAATCAACCAAGCTTTTTGTGCCTCAAAGACTCCATTGAAGACACAGGCGATGAAGAACAATCAAATCAATTGTTGGCGAATGGACATTGTGGCGAAGAGGAAGAACAATCAAATCAATTGTTGGCGAATGGACATTGTGGCGAAGAGGATTCTCTCATTTCAAAGATATGA
- the LOC107958729 gene encoding ATP-dependent 6-phosphofructokinase 3 isoform X1: protein MDSVIAPLCSFISLNCNNNKKKSYYCYYNSNHILNISTKNTIRFSVPSSAGIFNLKKFTAVSFRYDHRYRRGRSGCLRRAVMDSSNSASSPDMQKPKIVTGPGGYVLEDVPHLSDYIPDLPTYPNPLQDNPAYSVVKQYFVHVDDTVPQKIVVHKDGPRGVHFRRAGPRQRVYFDSDEVHACIVTCGGLCPGLNTVIREIVCGLYHMYGVKKVLGIDGGYRGFYAKNTVHLDPKVVNDIHKRGGTILGTSRGGHDTSKIVDSIQDRGINQVYIIGGDGTQGGAAVIFEEIRRRGLKVSVVGIPKTIDNDIPVIDKSFGFDTAVEEAQRAINAAHVEADSIENGIGLVKLMGRYSGFIAMYATLASRDVDCCLIPESPFYLEGPGGLFEYIEKRLKENGHMVIVIAEGAGQELLSESIQSMTLKDASGNKLLQDVGLWISQRIKDYFTKQRKIPINLKYIDPTYMIRAIPSNASDNVYCTLLAQSAVHGAMAGYTGFTSGLVNGRQTYIPFYRIIEKRNSVVITDRMWARLLSSTNQPSFLCLKDSIEDTGDEEQSNQLLANGHCGEEEEQSNQLLANGHCGEEDSLISKI from the exons ATGGATTCCGTTATCGCCCCGTTGTGttcatttatttctttgaattgtAATAACAATAAGAAAAAGagctattattgttattataatagtaatcatattttaaatattagtaCTAAGAATACAATACGCTTTTCAGTGCCATCGAGTGCTGGAATCTTCAATTTGAAAAAGTTCACTGCAGTTAGCTTCCGTTACGATCACCGTTACCGTCGCGGGAGATCCGGTTGTTTGAGACGTGCAGTTATGGATTCGTCAAACTCGGCTTCTTCGCCTGACATGCAAAAGCCTAAGATCGTGACCGGTCCTGGCGGTTATGTTCTTGAAGATGTTCCTCACTTGTCGGATTACATCCCTGATCTTCCT ACATATCCTAATCCGTTGCAAGACAATCCGGCATACTCTGTTGTCAA GCAATATTTCGTCCATGTAGATGACACTGTTCCTCAAAAG ATTGTTGTTCACAAGGATGGTCCGAGGGGAGTACATTTTCGACGAGCCGGACCACGTCAAAGG GTGTATTTTGACTCTGATGAAGTTCATGCTTGTATCGTGACATGCGGTGGACTTTGCCCTGGACTTAACACAGTGATTAGGGAGATAGTATGCGGCTTGTACCACATGTACGGTGTGAAGAAAGTTTTAGGGATAGAT GGTGGATACAGAGGATTCTATGCTAAAAATACAGTGCATTTAGATCCTAAGGTGGTCAACGATATTCATAAACGTGGTGGAACAATTCTGGGGACATCACGAGGTGGTCATGATACCTCAAAGATTGTCGATAGCATTCAAGATCGAGGTATAAATCAGGTGTATATTATAGGAGGGGATGGAACTCAGGGAGGGGCGGCTGTCATATTTGAG GAAATTAGGAGGCGTGGCCTCAAAGTTTCAGTTGTTGGGATTCCTAAAACGATTGATAACGACATCCCG GTTATTGATAAGTCCTTTGGCTTTGACACTGCTGTTGAGGAGGCTCAACGTGCCATTAATGCTGCTCACGTTGAAGCTGACAGTATTGAAAATGGAATTGGTCTTGTGAAGTTGATGGGTCGCTACAGTG GTTTTATTGCAATGTATGCTACTCTTGCAAGCCGAGATGTGGATTGCTGCTTGATACCAGAATCACCCTTTTATCTAGAAGGACCAGGAGGACTTTTTGAATACATCGAAAAACGGCTTAAAGAAAACGGGCATATGGTTATTGTGATAGCAGAGGGTGCTGGACAGGAGCTGCTTTCTGAGAGCATACAATCAATGACGCTGAAAGATGCTTCAGGAAACAAGCTTCTCCAGGATGTGGGGCTATGGATATCGCAGAGGATCAAG GACTACTTTACAAAACAAAGGAAGATACCCATAAACCTCAAGTATATAG ATCCTACATACATGATTCGGGCTATTCCAAGCAATGCATCTGATAATGTTTACTGCACACTTCTTGCTCAAAGTGCTGTTCATGGAGCAATGGCAGGGTACACCGGCTTCACAAGCGGCCTTGTCAATGGCAGGCAGACATACATACCATTCTAT AGAATTATAGAGAAACGAAACAGCGTTGTGATTACGGATAGGATGTGGGCAAGACTGCTGTCTTCAACGAATCAACCAAGCTTTTTGTGCCTCAAAGACTCCATTGAAGACACAGGCGATGAAGAACAATCAAATCAATTGTTGGCGAATGGACATTGTGGCGAAGAGGAAGAACAATCAAATCAATTGTTGGCGAATGGACATTGTGGCGAAGAGGATTCTCTCATTTCAAAGATATGA